From Streptomyces sp. TLI_105, the proteins below share one genomic window:
- a CDS encoding radical SAM protein: protein MLSRDEMRRLLLARGPEQEQLFAESRKARNEHFGAAVVLRGVIELTNVCRVNCDYCPMRRDNVRENDTYFLAADKIVELAGLIRDNGIDVILLQGGETPALMPLLEEVIPRIRQLYDDRVEILLNVGNLKRAQYERLRAVGATSYILKHETSDPELHLSLRHETLESRLRCMRDLQEVGFKVGTGLISSLPGQSLDSIIDDIELAGELGVDMCSVSPFIPAPNTPMSISPIGDNELALNVIAVLRLRYPRLLIPSVSALERVGSGGQSRGLDAGANVMTVNFSSAGDQKRYLIYGKDRFVVTLDHVRGLVRSSGLELGGSRFIEQRLTSGVAA, encoded by the coding sequence TTGCTGAGTCGTGATGAAATGCGCCGGCTGCTGTTGGCACGCGGTCCTGAGCAGGAGCAGCTGTTCGCGGAGAGCCGGAAGGCACGGAACGAGCACTTCGGTGCGGCCGTCGTGCTGCGCGGTGTCATCGAGCTGACCAACGTCTGCCGGGTGAACTGCGACTACTGCCCGATGCGTCGTGACAACGTACGCGAGAACGACACCTACTTCCTGGCCGCGGACAAGATCGTCGAGCTGGCCGGACTGATCCGGGACAACGGGATCGACGTCATCCTGCTCCAGGGCGGCGAGACGCCGGCGCTGATGCCTCTCCTGGAGGAGGTGATACCGCGGATCCGGCAGCTGTACGACGACCGGGTCGAGATCCTGCTGAACGTCGGCAACCTCAAGCGGGCCCAGTACGAGCGACTGCGTGCCGTGGGCGCGACGAGCTACATCCTCAAGCACGAGACGAGCGATCCCGAACTCCACCTCAGCCTTCGGCACGAAACCCTGGAGTCCCGCCTGCGGTGTATGCGGGATCTCCAGGAGGTGGGCTTCAAGGTCGGCACGGGGCTGATCTCCAGCCTGCCGGGGCAGTCGTTGGACAGCATCATCGACGACATCGAGCTGGCGGGTGAGCTCGGTGTGGACATGTGCAGCGTGAGTCCCTTCATCCCGGCTCCGAACACGCCGATGAGCATCTCGCCGATCGGGGACAACGAGTTGGCGCTCAACGTCATCGCCGTTCTCCGGCTGCGCTACCCGCGGTTGCTGATCCCGTCGGTCAGTGCGCTGGAGCGGGTGGGCAGCGGGGGGCAGTCACGCGGCCTGGACGCCGGTGCCAACGTGATGACCGTCAACTTCTCCAGCGCCGGCGACCAGAAGCGCTATCTGATCTACGGGAAGGACCGTTTCGTCGTCACCCTCGACCACGTGCGGGGGCTCGTCCGGTCCTCCGGGCTCGAACTGGGCGGATCGAGGTTCATCGAGCAGCGCCTGACGAGTGGGGTGGCGGCCTGA
- a CDS encoding MFS transporter — protein sequence MSVSVSDTAVSEASSSRFLRFWTAQTVSQVGQRFGMVALPVVAIETLHAGAAEVGYLTAALTVCYLLIGLPAGAWVDRWSKRTTMIRAAVVRAVVLAGVPVLWAFDQLSLVWLYAVAVVVGLASVFFDVAYQSYVPFIVPDQDIERANARLESSAQISAAGGPAAAGLLLKAVSAPVVIAIDAVAYVVCAGFLATVKDSEPSRREKAGEDSRLARDILDGVRFVVVNPVLRRLILSVGVSNFFATITMTLTPLLILRTLGLGSTVMGVVLGVGTLGGLLASLTLPKVRARFDAGTVMAVGLLLAGVSMVAFPVAGSLDESAFVIPVVLLVLGQFGMTWGAVTFNIAQVSVRQRVCPKNMLARMTASIRFVVWGSMPVAAILAGWLGSHIGVVPCLWIGVAGAFVTALPIIGMDRLIQSATPAPDSGV from the coding sequence ATGAGCGTCTCCGTGTCCGACACCGCCGTGTCGGAAGCGAGCAGCAGCCGGTTCCTGCGGTTCTGGACCGCACAGACCGTGTCGCAAGTGGGCCAGCGCTTCGGGATGGTGGCCTTGCCCGTGGTCGCGATCGAGACCCTCCACGCCGGGGCGGCGGAGGTCGGCTACCTGACCGCCGCGCTCACCGTGTGCTATCTGCTGATCGGCCTGCCGGCCGGTGCGTGGGTCGATCGATGGTCGAAGCGGACCACCATGATCAGGGCGGCCGTGGTGCGAGCCGTCGTGCTGGCCGGCGTCCCCGTGCTGTGGGCTTTCGACCAGCTCTCGCTCGTGTGGCTGTACGCGGTCGCGGTGGTCGTCGGTCTCGCCTCCGTCTTCTTCGACGTCGCGTACCAGTCGTACGTGCCGTTCATCGTCCCCGACCAGGACATCGAAAGGGCGAACGCGAGGCTGGAGTCGTCGGCCCAGATCTCCGCGGCCGGCGGGCCGGCCGCGGCGGGACTCCTCCTCAAGGCGGTGAGCGCGCCCGTGGTGATCGCCATCGACGCGGTGGCCTACGTGGTGTGTGCCGGATTCCTGGCGACGGTCAAGGACTCCGAACCGTCCCGCCGTGAGAAGGCGGGAGAGGACTCCCGGCTGGCGCGGGACATCCTGGACGGCGTCCGGTTCGTCGTGGTCAACCCGGTACTGCGGCGGCTGATCCTCTCGGTGGGGGTGTCGAACTTCTTCGCCACCATCACCATGACGCTGACGCCCCTGCTCATCCTGAGGACGCTGGGGCTGGGCTCCACGGTCATGGGGGTCGTCCTCGGCGTCGGCACGCTCGGTGGCCTGCTGGCCTCTCTCACCCTCCCGAAGGTCCGTGCACGATTCGACGCGGGCACGGTCATGGCGGTCGGCCTCCTGCTTGCGGGCGTCTCCATGGTGGCCTTCCCCGTGGCCGGATCCCTGGACGAGTCCGCCTTCGTGATCCCGGTCGTCCTGCTTGTCCTCGGCCAGTTCGGAATGACCTGGGGCGCGGTGACCTTCAACATCGCGCAGGTGAGTGTGCGGCAGCGGGTCTGTCCCAAGAACATGCTGGCCCGGATGACCGCCTCGATCCGTTTCGTGGTGTGGGGAAGCATGCCCGTGGCGGCGATCCTGGCCGGCTGGCTCGGCTCGCACATCGGCGTCGTGCCCTGCCTGTGGATCGGTGTGGCGGGTGCCTTCGTGACGGCTCTTCCCATCATCGGGATGGACCGGCTGATCCAGTCCGCGACACCGGCCCCCGATTCCGGTGTCTGA
- a CDS encoding AMP-binding protein: MSEARRGLAEAVLSSGGRIGEALPEATASRITRCAEQYGKAGVTDGDLLVFSGLASETLLAAVVACWKIGAAAWVTPREPGTFEGHGASFTVTPGSAEEITVARRATAAVPVPAGLGLLHETSGSTGEPKLARRSVESIRAEHVGYRGGMGLGVEDTVRIPVPVAHSFGSGVALAALLSGCRVDARPFATPSGVAHDLDRGKSTKLAVTPALLRLLTKTRRKGDSRPQAILVGAGTVSDELDAACVARFGVPITRGYGSSETGGMFIGSRGLGQPIPAVGIVGPDPGSRGELLVRTATPVWGYAHEPVRDSLLWRTGDIVERDASGQVWFVEREPGVVRANGKFVDVSSIRAAVGEVEGVEEVEFLVLPRAGDAEFEDVYAVVSGRPPSRETVENALYASVPPGFAPRLRVFAEFPRTDIGKLDRTALTEWIRAK, from the coding sequence GTGTCTGAGGCCCGGCGCGGACTGGCCGAAGCCGTCCTCTCGTCCGGAGGACGGATCGGCGAGGCGCTCCCGGAGGCCACCGCGAGCCGCATCACGCGGTGCGCCGAGCAGTACGGGAAGGCAGGTGTCACGGACGGCGACCTGCTCGTGTTCTCCGGCCTCGCGTCGGAGACGCTCCTGGCAGCCGTGGTCGCGTGCTGGAAGATCGGCGCCGCCGCGTGGGTGACGCCCCGCGAGCCGGGGACGTTCGAGGGGCACGGCGCGTCCTTCACCGTCACTCCCGGGTCCGCCGAGGAGATCACGGTGGCACGGCGCGCCACCGCGGCCGTGCCGGTCCCGGCCGGTCTCGGTCTGTTGCACGAGACATCCGGATCCACCGGCGAGCCCAAACTCGCGAGGCGCAGTGTCGAGAGCATCCGCGCGGAGCACGTGGGCTACCGCGGAGGCATGGGACTGGGTGTCGAGGACACGGTGAGGATCCCCGTACCGGTGGCGCATTCCTTCGGTTCGGGAGTGGCGCTCGCCGCGCTCCTGTCCGGGTGCCGGGTCGACGCCCGCCCGTTCGCGACGCCCTCGGGTGTGGCCCACGACCTGGACCGGGGCAAGAGCACCAAGCTGGCCGTCACCCCGGCCCTGTTGCGGCTGCTGACGAAGACCCGGCGCAAGGGTGACTCCCGGCCGCAGGCGATCCTCGTCGGTGCCGGCACGGTCTCGGACGAGCTGGACGCCGCCTGCGTGGCCCGCTTCGGAGTTCCGATCACGCGGGGGTACGGGTCGAGCGAGACCGGAGGGATGTTCATCGGTTCCCGCGGGCTCGGGCAGCCGATCCCCGCTGTCGGGATCGTCGGTCCGGATCCGGGATCCCGAGGCGAACTGCTCGTGCGCACGGCGACTCCTGTCTGGGGTTACGCACACGAGCCCGTACGCGACTCCCTTCTGTGGCGGACCGGGGACATCGTCGAGCGTGACGCCTCGGGCCAGGTGTGGTTCGTCGAGCGCGAGCCCGGAGTCGTACGCGCCAACGGCAAGTTCGTGGACGTCTCCTCCATCCGGGCCGCCGTCGGTGAGGTGGAGGGTGTGGAGGAGGTCGAGTTCCTGGTCCTCCCCCGAGCCGGCGACGCGGAGTTCGAGGACGTCTACGCGGTGGTGTCCGGACGGCCGCCCTCGCGAGAGACCGTGGAGAACGCGCTGTACGCGAGCGTTCCGCCCGGTTTCGCACCACGGTTGAGGGTCTTCGCGGAATTCCCGCGAACCGATATCGGAAAGCTGGACCGTACTGCGCTCACGGAATGGATCAGGGCGAAATGA
- a CDS encoding phosphopantetheine-binding protein: protein MDQGEMSEQMVSDSRDGLTAVIDAIVSAAGNAGVDDVVLARLRCLHAADQDTLLKSPAELGLDSLTWLEVLTVLEERFDLLLPDAVAVTPESRTVLGLARALADCRRAGR, encoded by the coding sequence ATGGATCAGGGCGAAATGAGTGAACAGATGGTGTCGGATTCCCGCGACGGGTTGACGGCGGTGATAGACGCGATCGTCTCCGCCGCCGGGAACGCCGGGGTCGACGATGTCGTACTGGCCCGGCTGCGGTGCCTGCACGCGGCGGACCAGGACACGCTGCTGAAATCGCCCGCGGAGCTCGGTCTCGACTCCCTGACCTGGCTGGAGGTGCTCACGGTGCTCGAAGAGCGCTTCGACCTCCTCCTTCCTGACGCGGTGGCCGTGACTCCCGAATCGCGCACGGTCCTCGGTCTGGCACGGGCGCTCGCGGACTGTCGGCGCGCAGGGCGCTGA
- a CDS encoding 2OG-Fe(II) oxygenase yields the protein MNIVASGARYRVIDDFLPANELAEIRSLMKRRRFEEVASVIYPETDGHAFRSRGAVLRQDTGAPTAASREQDAQPAAFRTILGELGAHPDMFGVPGEDWSSVGFSFWQYPAGSRLGWHNDVATGRLGEFVFFLHEEWRASWAGELVILDADPEAVDVDTTGMSAMEAVEAKASMASHALTAIVPKPNRLVLVQEGTIHCINRVDPTAGTTLRQTMTGFVAGAAPEPGQRSVDRLTSLLGSA from the coding sequence ATGAACATCGTCGCCAGTGGCGCACGGTACCGGGTCATCGATGACTTCCTGCCGGCGAACGAACTTGCTGAGATCCGTTCGCTGATGAAGCGCAGACGCTTCGAAGAAGTCGCCAGTGTCATCTATCCGGAGACGGACGGGCACGCCTTCCGCTCCCGTGGAGCCGTGCTCCGACAGGACACCGGGGCGCCGACGGCCGCGTCGCGGGAGCAGGACGCGCAGCCCGCGGCTTTCCGGACGATCCTCGGGGAACTCGGCGCGCATCCGGACATGTTCGGCGTGCCCGGGGAGGACTGGTCGTCGGTCGGCTTCAGCTTCTGGCAGTACCCCGCGGGAAGCCGACTGGGCTGGCACAACGACGTGGCGACCGGCCGGCTGGGGGAGTTCGTCTTCTTCCTTCACGAGGAGTGGAGGGCGTCCTGGGCCGGCGAACTGGTCATCCTGGACGCCGATCCCGAGGCCGTCGACGTCGATACGACCGGCATGTCCGCGATGGAGGCCGTCGAAGCCAAGGCGAGCATGGCCTCGCACGCTCTGACGGCCATCGTGCCGAAGCCGAACCGACTGGTCCTCGTCCAGGAAGGCACCATCCACTGCATCAACCGGGTGGACCCGACGGCGGGGACGACCTTGCGGCAGACGATGACCGGTTTCGTCGCCGGCGCCGCTCCCGAGCCCGGACAGCGGTCTGTGGACCGGCTGACGTCCTTGCTCGGTTCCGCCTAG